Genomic DNA from Fusarium oxysporum Fo47 chromosome IX, complete sequence:
caagaccTCCctcccctcttctctccttctcgttgagTCTGGGGCTGGGTGCGGAATAAACTTTAGAGTTGGTTTTGGGGTAAGCGCGATGAACCTGAACGTGCATTCCTCGATGGATACTGCAGGGAAAATCGCCTATCAAAGCTGATCAAGACTACCTAGGTAAGGTACCCAAAGACCAATTTAACTTACCCAAGAGGGGCTGAGgtatcttattattagcacACAGGCGCAATAACATCCAAACTACTAAGTAAATATTGTCTTTGTGAGCAAGTGATCGAGACTCGAGAGCATCCGAGGTACCACTAACCAGATGTGCAGAGTAAGGTAGAGGCAGATACATATACCTAAGATAGGTACCAAAGTAAGTACCTAGGTAAGTTTCTCCCCCAACAATCAATAACTGACTTCTCCCCCTTTCTGATCTCAATCTTGGAGCCTCAATTGTAGAGTGAGAATATCAACATTTTTTGATTGCTCCATATTGTAGTATCTTCTATGTCTGTCTGACCATCCATTGATCGAAAAACCAAACGCCACTCCTGAAGAAGCAAACACCAAACCTCGCTGTCCAGCACTCCATTAGAAACAAACAAAGGAAACACGCAATGCATTGAATATGCACGCGCACATTGTAAGCAGAATCCATCCATCGACCCAGTCCAGTCTCTCCCTTCCCTACCGACTCTCTACCGTCTTTGCAAAGAGGATATCAACAAAACACGTAACATAGCTGTGCCCCCCTTTACCAGCCTCGATATCGTTGGATAACTGAGTGCCAATATCGTTGGCGCCGAAATGCCCCATCGACTGCAGCTCGATACCTGCTGCAGCGGACGGTTTGGATATTGTTCTCTCAATTGTTATTGTGTCGACCTCAGAACCGTGACTTGGCTTCCTGGCAGCCGTCTCACCTCCTTCTTGTACATCCACAGTAATCTCTTGAAACACCATGATGCCACCATATGATGGAGTTGCTTGCAGTGGCTCCTGTCGCGGGACGTATGTGCTCGATCCTTCCCCTGAGTCGATTGACTGCGTTCGTGCGTTAGTCCCTGGCGAGCAAAGGTTGATGGTCGAGCTGGACCTTGCCGAGTCATTTGATGATACAACGTGCCCAGATATTCTTGAGAGCGATTTTCCTCTAGTCCGTGTACTTCGAGTGGTCTCTGATCGCCCGAATGGCCACCGACTAGATAAGGAGGGGCTGATCTTATCCTGGGAGCCCTCTTGGCGCTTCGCCGTCTTCGCGATGTGGCCAAACTCCTGGTGTAGCCCTCGAGTAAACTCCTGATAGGACTGGGTCGATACTTGACGCATTCTGAAAAAGCTGAGGGGCACAAACTCGCAGTTGGGGCTTGATAATACCGAATGAATCGGAATCACTAGTCTCACAGCTATCATGGTTGCCTCCAATCGCTTCTCATCCCCGCGACAAGGTATGCGGAATGCTGTTGATGTGAGAAGTGCATCCTCGAGCAAGGGCTCCTGTGTCGATTCGCGCAACTCTTTGATGGTATCTGCAATCTGCCCAGCGAACTCAGCCTCTCGATCACTCCGTTGAGAGTCTTCCTTGCACTTCTCCACGATCTTGGATACTGGTACATTCTCGAACCTCCTGAGGTAGTGCATTTGCCAGTCTTCAAGATTCTCAAAGGGGAAGGGCATCGATGGGAGCAAATGGCGTGCGCCTTTTCTCACCAAGACTTCGAAGCCAGAACTGACACGAGCTCGGACAGCAAAGAAGCCCAGGTGAGTTCCTTGGCGGATGTGATTGCGTTCGCTTGTATATGTAGCCATTTCCCTCAGTTTTGTCTCAAAGTCGTGGGTTTTGATCTGCATACTCGATTTGATGAGGTCGCTGACTTGATGCAACTCGGCAAACCGATATCCAGTGGATATCAGACGCTCAGTATCGCGAACCGACTCGGAACGGCGGACAAGGAACATCAGAGATCCACGCCCATAGTCGTGGTTCTCCACATGTAGGCCCTTCTCCGTAATGTCCAGGCTGTTGTGGACTTCCTCGTTGGCGTCACTGCCTTCCAAGCCTGTCCCAGCATTTGATTGCTTGCGCAGTTGGGGCCGAGGCCGTCTACCGTTGGCACCTGTTGGCAGAATTTGATCCCACAAAACTCCGATGGACGTCAAGTCCTCACGAAGTCTATCAGCTAGAGCAGCTGCGGCGAGACAGAAAAGCTCTCGGAATATCATGTCATAGCTGTCGATAGTCTCGCCATGTTCGCTCACAAGCTGGATGCCTCGTCGTCCATCTTTATGAGTACGGGAATGTGGAAGTTGTGACACATGTTGTCTCATTCCCCCAACAAGGCTCCATATCATGTTCCAATTTCTTGATGCTTGGTACATCCAATGGAACAGCGAGTGGCCGGTATTGAAACCCTCCTTGGCATTCTGCTATGTTCAGCATCATTTGCGACAACCTGGCCGGAGTCTAGTCTCACCTTTTCCAGGAAAGAATCAGTCACCACGGTGCTTGGGATGTATCCATCTGGGTCAACGAGAATCCTTCCTCCTTTATCGAAGACCGCTGCTGCAAGAGTGATCTGCTGGGCACGAAGGGCGGACCTTCTCATGTTCCTAGCTCGAAGAATAGCCGAAGTGGCAATGATGAAGCAGGCTCCTAATGACTTGTCTGTGTTAGCACTCCTTGCTCTTAGCATTACAAGAGACCTGAGCTTCCGTGTACTTACCAAGCAAatgacaacaacaaccgTCCCTGTCCTCGATGGCTCGTTGCCGTTGGGCTTGATCCTCTTCAGTCGATAACGAGTGCCTACAGAAGCGCACCAATGCATCCCAGAAACAGCCCCGGCGAGGACAACGGCTGAGATGACTCGCTTCCACCATGCATTCGCCCACATCGCCCGAAACACGAAAAACATGGCCAATGCCACATTACTTGCAAcaatggcgatgatggccGATCCAATGACGTATGATGGTTGGTACACGCACGTATagttgttgatggaagcatTGCCAAGGTAGTGCATACCGCAGACCGCAGTCCCGCAGAGTACACCACCTGCGACAAGCCTCCACCATGAAACGACGTTGTTGGTGCCAACAGCCATGAAGGCAGCGAGAAGAACTATTATGGGGACGAAGAAAGATATAGCAGTGAAGCCGCTTGAATAGGCGACCTGCAATTCTGGCTGACCATCGGCGAGATCGATGGCTCTGTTTCCGATGAAGTGCTATAGAAACAAAGCGATGGTAAGTTTAATCAGGGATTTTGAAACAAGACGCAACCTGACTTACCATACACCAGATAGATACTCCACCCATAGTAACTGCTGAGCTCATGAGCAGTAGGCTGTTTTGGTCAGGACCCTTGTGTGGAGAAATCTGGGGATTTGGTTATCAAGGCAGAGACATACTGATTGAACAGACCCCTTAACCCGGTTCTTCGATTGATGAGCTCGAGGGTTGAACCGGCGCCGACCAGGCTGACGACATAACTCAGGGCAACGAACCCAGCATTGTAGCTCTGAGGCACGATATGGCCTTGATACCGCTGGAGCAACTCTTCCGTAGACATGGTAGCAGGTACGTGGAAAGCAACGACAAGTTGCTGCCGCCGTATTTGAGGAAAGCAAAGGTTTCAGACAAGACAGGAAAGTCATCTGGGACAACAGATGTTCTTAACTGACACCCGTATGTCAGGTAGCGAGGACGAGGATCTGGGGGCTGTTTCTGGTGGAGTTTGCCATATTGGCCTAGCCA
This window encodes:
- a CDS encoding FAD dependent oxidoreductase-domain-containing protein — encoded protein: MSTEELLQRYQGHIVPQSYNAGFVALSYVVSLVGAGSTLELINRRTGLRGLFNHLLLMSSAVTMGGVSIWCMHFIGNRAIDLADGQPELQVAYSSGFTAISFFVPIIVLLAAFMAVGTNNVVSWWRLVAGGVLCGTAVCGMHYLGNASINNYTCVYQPSYVIGSAIIAIVASNVALAMFFVFRAMWANAWWKRVISAVVLAGAVSGMHWCASVGTRYRLKRIKPNGNEPSRTGTVVVVICLSLGACFIIATSAILRARNMRRSALRAQQITLAAAVFDKGGRILVDPDGYIPSTVVTDSFLEKQNAKEGFNTGHSLFHWMYQASRNWNMIWSLVGGMRQHVSQLPHSRTHKDGRRGIQLVSEHGETIDSYDMIFRELFCLAAAALADRLREDLTSIGVLWDQILPTGANGRRPRPQLRKQSNAGTGLEGSDANEEVHNSLDITEKGLHVENHDYGRGSLMFLVRRSESVRDTERLISTGYRFAELHQVSDLIKSSMQIKTHDFETKLREMATYTSERNHIRQGTHLGFFAVRARVSSGFEVLVRKGARHLLPSMPFPFENLEDWQMHYLRRFENVPVSKIVEKCKEDSQRSDREAEFAGQIADTIKELRESTQEPLLEDALLTSTAFRIPCRGDEKRLEATMIAVRLVIPIHSVLSSPNCEFVPLSFFRMRQVSTQSYQEFTRGLHQEFGHIAKTAKRQEGSQDKISPSLSSRWPFGRSETTRSTRTRGKSLSRISGHVVSSNDSARSSSTINLCSPGTNARTQSIDSGEGSSTYVPRQEPLQATPSYGGIMVFQEITVDVQEGGETAARKPSHGSEVDTITIERTISKPSAAAGIELQSMGHFGANDIGTQLSNDIEAGICICLYLTLHICPSWFQSKYHTPSSSRYRTKSLNKLPLKVVLLPQMPAFAGAPRGLIRRFWLPGVVTTSATVLIYSYRPRDFTGHTSPAVPPPTFGADGTFKLPRFPRVKTREEQLDQLRGSSRPQVQQYDILVIGGGATGAGVALDAATRGLKVAVVERDDFSSGTSSKSTKLVHGGVRYLEKAVWNLDYNQYLLVKEALKERKYFLQTAPHLSSWLPIMLPLDKWWKAPYYWAGTKFYDFLAGSEGIEGSYFLTRSKALEAFPMLKPTDLVGALVYYDGAHNDSRMNVSIAMTAALYGATVVNHAEVTGLIKNGDGNLCGAIVRDLVSVKDGRPAEVITVRAKSVINCTGPFTDSVRKMDDPGCKEIVAPASGVHVILPGYFSPGKMGLIDPSTSDGRVIFFLPWQGNTIAGTTDSPSTITPNPLPDEKSIEWILSEISHYLSPEINVRRGDVLAAWSGIRPLVKDPKAKNTESLVRNHLIDISASGLLTCAGGKWTTYRQMAEECVDFAIQEFRLEPRPVADAPRVSGTDLIDDGAILDGKCQTHKVRLLGAHGFSPTLFIPIIQHFGVETEVAKHLTESYGDRAWTVASLCKLTDKRFPARGERISQLYPFVDGEIRYAIRHEYAQTAVDVLARRTRLAFLNAQAALEALPKVIDIMAEELKWSRQRKDLEWKECAYYDQFPIPSVSAMTRLPHSHKPLAVAYLESMGLPKPMLTVTRKQVEQGKLDFASSLEWQMYSRHDKPTD